A genome region from Marinitoga hydrogenitolerans DSM 16785 includes the following:
- a CDS encoding ABC transporter permease gives MKFDLKKYDYLYFALKNKKVIFGIFVFTILLMLGIIGPYFSKYNPLDYAGPGYMPPNKDYWLGTNIFGQDLYTQIVYGLRSSYFVGFFGGTIATIIGLFIGFLSGYKGKWIDEGLMMITNIMLVIPTLAILIIISAYLSFRGMVFESIIIGLTNWPWTARAIRSLTMSIKNKEFVNLSKISALPTRKIILEDIASNMFSYIFMVYILQFGGAVLSAVTLDFIGLGPTKGISLGLIMQIARDWNAIQLGMWWWAIIPGLIITLLVTSLYFINTGLDEVFNPKLREM, from the coding sequence ATGAAATTCGATTTAAAAAAATATGATTATTTATATTTTGCTTTAAAAAATAAAAAAGTAATTTTTGGTATATTTGTTTTTACAATTTTACTTATGTTAGGTATAATTGGTCCATATTTTTCTAAATATAATCCTTTAGATTATGCTGGTCCAGGATATATGCCACCAAATAAAGATTATTGGTTGGGAACAAATATATTTGGACAAGACTTATATACACAAATTGTATATGGTTTAAGAAGTTCATATTTTGTAGGTTTTTTTGGAGGAACTATAGCAACTATTATAGGTTTATTTATAGGATTTTTATCTGGTTATAAAGGCAAATGGATAGATGAAGGATTAATGATGATTACAAACATTATGTTGGTAATCCCTACTTTAGCTATTCTAATAATAATTTCTGCATATTTATCTTTTAGAGGAATGGTTTTTGAAAGCATTATTATTGGTCTAACTAACTGGCCTTGGACAGCACGTGCAATAAGATCGTTAACAATGTCTATAAAAAATAAAGAGTTTGTTAATCTATCTAAAATATCTGCATTACCGACAAGAAAAATAATTTTAGAAGATATTGCATCCAATATGTTTTCATATATATTTATGGTATATATACTTCAATTCGGTGGAGCAGTTTTATCTGCGGTAACTCTTGATTTTATAGGATTAGGTCCAACAAAAGGAATTTCATTGGGACTAATCATGCAAATTGCTAGAGATTGGAATGCTATTCAATTAGGTATGTGGTGGTGGGCTATTATACCAGGTTTGATAATCACATTATTAGTAACCTCACTATATTTTATAAATACTGGTTTAGATGAAGTATTCAATCCTAAATTACGGGAGATGTGA
- a CDS encoding ABC transporter permease: MAKYLKKKIIIYLITFFVAVSIDWAIPRFMPGNPISLSLSRFSGLPEATEKLNSYFTKAFGFDQPLWKQYINFWISLFKGDLGVSVFLYPKKVVDIIKSSIIYDILLLVPAIISSWIVGNKLGALSAINKKTDNSIIPIFFFLTSSPYFWMAMLMAWFLGFVIPIFPLSGAYSYTLTPSFTIKFILDFLYHLILPFISLFLVMMGGWAIGMRNMIIYEMGSNYSKYMEALGASDKLIRKYAFRNAILPQITGLALQLGTIILGSLTTQSVFSYPGLGFLLLQAIQNQDYFLIQGIFLVIVIMVLIGNFIVDIIYVFVDPRIRYSYTEGT, translated from the coding sequence ATGGCAAAATATTTGAAGAAAAAAATTATTATTTATCTAATAACTTTTTTTGTTGCTGTGTCTATTGATTGGGCTATACCAAGATTCATGCCAGGTAATCCTATATCATTATCGCTATCCAGATTTTCCGGGCTTCCAGAAGCAACAGAAAAATTAAATTCTTATTTTACCAAAGCTTTTGGTTTTGATCAACCTCTCTGGAAACAATATATAAATTTTTGGATCTCCTTATTTAAAGGAGATTTAGGGGTTAGTGTTTTTCTGTATCCAAAAAAAGTTGTTGACATAATAAAGAGTTCTATTATTTATGATATTCTACTATTAGTTCCAGCGATAATATCAAGCTGGATTGTTGGGAATAAATTAGGTGCTTTATCTGCAATAAATAAAAAGACTGATAATTCAATTATACCAATATTTTTCTTTTTAACTTCTTCTCCATATTTTTGGATGGCTATGTTAATGGCATGGTTTTTAGGATTTGTCATTCCAATATTTCCTTTATCAGGTGCGTATAGTTATACATTAACGCCTTCTTTTACTATTAAATTCATTTTAGATTTTCTATATCATTTAATTCTTCCTTTTATATCTTTATTTTTGGTCATGATGGGTGGTTGGGCAATCGGAATGAGAAATATGATTATATATGAAATGGGATCAAATTATTCTAAATATATGGAAGCATTAGGCGCTTCAGATAAATTAATACGAAAATATGCTTTTAGGAATGCTATATTGCCTCAAATAACAGGATTAGCTTTGCAATTAGGTACTATAATTTTAGGTTCTTTAACCACACAAAGTGTTTTTTCATATCCTGGATTAGGATTTTTGTTATTGCAGGCTATTCAAAATCAAGATTATTTCTTAATCCAAGGGATTTTTTTAGTAATTGTTATTATGGTGTTAATAGGTAATTTTATTGTGGATATAATTTATGTCTTTGTTGATCCAAGAATAAGGTATTCATATACGGAGGGAACATAA
- a CDS encoding ABC transporter substrate-binding protein: MKFRLKYFLVILVFSMLFVSMFGETFKRDETFFFGGGLWSAPSNWNPLTPWAAVPGTIGGVYETLFTYDPLTNKFIPWLAEKGYWKDDNHYYLKLRNDLKWTDGNPMNADDVIFTFEIAKKNKGISYSTIWNWMSSIKKLSNTELLFEFSDPRYHEWDFQLYQIAIIPKHIWSKYPIDSVVSLSNENPIGSGMYLAYDKTDDRMIFKRNDKWWGKNIFGLPAPKYLIELKIFSNNVALGMLMKGELDVSNFFLPGIPSVKNIYKIKTWFEKAPYMLSDNTALLFLNTKKEHMNDPKFRKALSYAINVSPIIRRVFEFQVEPANPLGFLPVDSWMKYYDKDIVENYGFSYSPAMAKKILDEAGYKDIDNDGFRETLDGKKIDLTIIVPFGWTDWMESIKNISSDFEKVGIKVEPKFPDFGKYMEDMNSATFDMLINNFNSNVSSTPWTYFNWLFESTQIDNEKAYGGNWGRYKNQELFSLIKEFNKTKDEEKAKKIASKIEKIFLEEMPVIPLWYNGMWFQASEKYWTNYPDENNPYAWPSLWGGRWQVGGNMLLLNIKPAK; the protein is encoded by the coding sequence ATGAAATTCAGATTGAAGTATTTTTTAGTAATTTTAGTATTCAGTATGTTATTTGTTTCCATGTTTGGTGAAACATTTAAGAGAGATGAAACATTCTTTTTCGGAGGAGGATTATGGAGCGCACCATCTAATTGGAACCCGTTGACACCATGGGCTGCTGTTCCAGGAACTATTGGAGGTGTTTATGAAACTTTATTTACATATGATCCTTTAACCAATAAATTTATTCCATGGCTAGCTGAAAAAGGTTATTGGAAAGATGATAATCATTACTATCTAAAGTTAAGAAATGATTTAAAGTGGACTGATGGAAATCCTATGAATGCTGATGATGTTATTTTTACTTTTGAAATTGCAAAGAAAAATAAAGGTATTTCTTATTCAACTATATGGAATTGGATGTCAAGTATTAAAAAATTAAGTAATACTGAATTGTTGTTCGAATTTTCCGATCCAAGATATCATGAATGGGATTTCCAATTATATCAGATAGCAATAATACCAAAACATATATGGAGTAAGTACCCTATAGATAGCGTAGTATCTTTATCAAATGAAAATCCTATAGGTTCTGGAATGTATTTAGCTTATGATAAAACTGATGATAGAATGATTTTCAAAAGAAATGATAAATGGTGGGGAAAAAATATTTTTGGATTACCAGCTCCAAAATATCTAATAGAACTAAAAATATTCTCTAATAATGTTGCTTTAGGAATGCTTATGAAAGGTGAATTAGATGTAAGTAATTTCTTCTTACCTGGAATACCCTCTGTAAAAAATATTTACAAAATAAAAACATGGTTTGAAAAAGCTCCATATATGTTATCAGACAATACAGCATTATTGTTTTTAAATACAAAGAAGGAGCATATGAATGATCCTAAATTTAGAAAAGCTTTATCTTACGCTATAAACGTATCTCCAATAATTAGAAGAGTTTTTGAATTTCAAGTTGAGCCCGCAAATCCTTTAGGCTTTTTACCTGTTGATTCATGGATGAAATATTATGATAAAGATATTGTAGAAAACTATGGATTTAGTTATAGTCCTGCTATGGCAAAAAAAATATTAGATGAAGCTGGGTACAAAGATATAGATAACGATGGTTTCAGAGAAACTCTAGATGGGAAAAAAATTGATTTAACTATTATCGTTCCATTTGGTTGGACTGATTGGATGGAATCAATTAAAAATATTTCTTCTGATTTTGAAAAAGTTGGTATTAAAGTCGAACCAAAATTTCCTGACTTCGGTAAATATATGGAAGATATGAATTCAGCTACTTTTGATATGTTAATAAATAATTTTAATAGTAATGTTTCTTCAACACCATGGACATATTTTAACTGGTTATTTGAATCAACACAAATTGATAATGAAAAAGCATATGGTGGTAATTGGGGAAGGTATAAAAATCAAGAACTATTTAGTTTAATTAAAGAATTTAATAAAACTAAAGATGAAGAGAAAGCGAAAAAAATTGCATCAAAAATTGAAAAAATATTTTTAGAAGAGATGCCTGTTATTCCTCTTTGGTATAACGGAATGTGGTTCCAAGCAAGTGAAAAATATTGGACAAATTATCCTGATGAAAATAATCCGTATGCATGGCCATCATTGTGGGGTGGAAGATGGCAGGTAGGAGGTAATATGTTGTTACTAAATATAAAACCTGCAAAATAA
- a CDS encoding TetR/AcrR family transcriptional regulator, producing MSRQNYDEEKILEKKKKIMDIAKNIFFEKGYENTTMNEIARTANMAKGTLYLYFSSKKDLFFSLVYEGLEILENLIKSKIKSSKTGLEKVLDMGRVYIQFYREYPEYYSFIIKYESEKADLDANEPLVINSYEKSEEIYDILRLLILKGINDGSIREDIDVNKIAMILWLQTIGVVQQFELRKKLYENWDEDFPASAILDFYIDFMEKSLKK from the coding sequence ATGTCAAGGCAAAATTATGATGAAGAGAAAATTCTTGAAAAGAAAAAGAAAATAATGGATATTGCTAAAAATATATTTTTTGAAAAAGGGTATGAAAATACAACAATGAATGAAATTGCCAGAACAGCTAATATGGCAAAAGGGACTTTGTATTTATACTTTTCAAGTAAGAAGGATTTGTTTTTTTCATTGGTATATGAAGGTCTTGAGATATTAGAAAATTTAATTAAAAGCAAAATCAAGTCATCAAAAACAGGTTTGGAAAAGGTTTTAGATATGGGTAGAGTTTATATACAATTTTATAGAGAATATCCTGAATATTATAGTTTTATTATTAAATATGAATCTGAAAAAGCGGATTTAGATGCAAATGAACCTTTGGTTATTAATTCTTATGAAAAAAGTGAAGAAATATATGATATTTTAAGATTATTAATTTTAAAAGGAATCAATGACGGATCTATAAGAGAAGATATTGATGTAAATAAAATTGCTATGATATTATGGCTACAAACTATAGGTGTTGTTCAGCAATTTGAATTAAGAAAAAAGTTATATGAAAATTGGGATGAAGATTTTCCTGCATCAGCTATATTGGATTTTTATATAGATTTTATGGAAAAAAGTCTAAAAAAATAA
- a CDS encoding NAD(P)H-dependent flavin oxidoreductase, translated as MIKKLKIGNLEPKYPIVQGGMAVGISLDGLSSAVANAGGIGVIGTAGIGFFSNIRNYKEASIESLRKYIRNAREKTSGIIGVNIMVALTNYADMVKTAIDEGIDIIFSGAGLPLNLPSFITDNSKTKLVPIISSLKAAQIIVKRWFSKYKYIPDAFVLEGPLAGGHLGYKNNEIFLENKKLENNIPIVKEYLLEVEKKYGKRIPLIAGGGLFSKEDVEKVLNLGADGVQLGTRFIATEECDADINFKEVIINAKEENITIIKSPVGLPGRALKNSFIESVEKGEKKPYECRYHCIKTCDFKNAPYCIAKALYNAAIGDIENGFVFCGAAVSKVNKIQKVEEIINELFEI; from the coding sequence ATTATAAAGAAATTAAAAATTGGGAATTTAGAACCAAAATATCCAATTGTTCAAGGAGGAATGGCAGTTGGCATTTCATTGGATGGATTATCATCCGCTGTAGCAAATGCCGGAGGAATTGGGGTTATTGGAACAGCGGGAATAGGATTTTTTTCTAATATAAGAAATTATAAGGAAGCTAGTATAGAAAGTTTAAGAAAATACATTAGAAATGCTAGAGAAAAAACAAGTGGTATTATTGGAGTAAATATTATGGTAGCTCTTACAAATTATGCTGACATGGTAAAAACAGCTATTGATGAAGGGATAGACATTATTTTTTCTGGAGCTGGTTTACCATTAAATCTACCTTCTTTTATAACTGATAATAGTAAGACAAAGTTAGTTCCAATAATTTCCTCTCTTAAAGCAGCTCAAATAATTGTAAAAAGGTGGTTTTCAAAATATAAATATATTCCAGATGCTTTTGTTTTAGAAGGTCCATTGGCAGGCGGCCATCTTGGCTATAAAAATAATGAAATATTTTTAGAAAATAAAAAGTTGGAAAATAATATACCAATTGTGAAGGAATACTTATTAGAAGTAGAAAAAAAATATGGTAAAAGGATACCACTTATTGCAGGTGGAGGATTGTTTTCAAAAGAAGATGTGGAAAAAGTATTAAATCTTGGTGCCGATGGTGTTCAATTAGGAACAAGATTTATAGCTACTGAGGAATGCGATGCAGATATTAATTTTAAAGAAGTAATAATAAATGCGAAAGAAGAGAATATAACTATAATAAAAAGTCCTGTGGGATTACCAGGACGAGCTCTGAAAAATTCTTTTATTGAATCTGTAGAAAAAGGTGAAAAAAAACCGTATGAATGTAGATATCATTGTATTAAAACATGTGATTTTAAAAATGCACCTTATTGTATTGCAAAAGCATTATATAATGCAGCTATTGGAGATATAGAAAACGGTTTTGTATTTTGTGGTGCAGCTGTTTCAAAAGTAAATAAAATTCAAAAAGTTGAAGAAATTATAAATGAATTATTTGAAATTTAA
- a CDS encoding acyl carrier protein: MDKKELFEKVVEIMAESLSVEKEKITEDANLTDDLELDSLELVDLTMDFENELGVSIDDSELEKIKTVGDIVEILSSKE, from the coding sequence ATGGATAAAAAAGAATTATTTGAAAAAGTTGTGGAAATTATGGCTGAAAGTTTGAGTGTAGAAAAAGAAAAAATAACCGAAGATGCTAATTTAACTGATGATTTAGAATTAGATTCTTTGGAATTGGTAGATTTAACGATGGATTTTGAAAATGAGCTCGGTGTTTCAATTGATGATTCAGAATTGGAAAAAATTAAAACAGTTGGAGATATAGTAGAAATTTTATCAAGCAAAGAGTAA